A section of the Amblyomma americanum isolate KBUSLIRL-KWMA chromosome 2, ASM5285725v1, whole genome shotgun sequence genome encodes:
- the LOC144121887 gene encoding uncharacterized protein LOC144121887, producing the protein MTDSAASSLAFGNQQENTAGSDAGERGLQPAPGVKRGGGAPEWTLGETKLLLDYYYKYFPQVGPFKKFKNKKMLFKQVSQDLATVLGCHKTPQQCENRYKTVIRQKKKASDNNNKSGASPCPVPFDDEMRKIQSIDDSLEPEVQRDSFGVTYKLSASSSADSSADPPSPLLERSSTATNSSESGDSTKGSAEVKKRKFRASTSRMQQMQFFFDEMRAISAERMARREERENEKEKRRAERTQERQERRKIHEDKLQLIREALGLRE; encoded by the exons AGAACACCGCTGGGTCCGATGCTGGCGAGAGGGGACTGCAGCCAGCGCCAGGAGTGAAAAGAGGCGGTGGAG CTCCTGAGTGGACACTAGGAGAAACTAAACTTCTGTTAGATTACTATTACAAATACTTTCCTCAGGTTGGCCCTTTCAAAAAGTTTAAGAACAAGAAGATGCTTTTTAAACAGGTTTCCCAGGATTTGGCCACTGTGCTTGGATGCCACAAAACGCCACAGCAATGTGAAAATCGTTACAAAACGGTGATAAGGCAGAAGAAAAAGGCAAGTGATAACAATAACAAATCAGGTGCTTCACCTTGTCCTGTCCCATTTGACGATGAAATGAGAAAAATTCAGAGCATAGATGACAGTCTTGAACCAGAGGTTCAAAGGGACTCTTTTGGAGTGACCTACAAGCTATCGGCATCATCAAGCGCTGACAGTTCAGCTGATCCGCCCTCACCTCTACTTGAGAGGTCCAGTACTGCGACGAACAGTTCAGAAAGTGGGGACAGCACAAAAGGGTCGGCAGAAGTCAAGAAAAGGAAATTCCGCGCTAGCACCAGTCGTATGCAacagatgcaatttttttttgacgAAATGCGGGCTATTAGTGCAGAGCGAATGGCTCGCAGGGAAGAACGGGAAAATGAAAAGGAGAAGAGGCGAGCTGAGCGCACTCAAGAACGCCAGGAACGTCGCAAGATTCACGAAGACAAACTTCAGCTCATCCGCGAGGCCCTGGGGCTCAGGGAATAA